The DNA region CGTGGCCTGTGGTCAGCCTGCGGCTGAATCAGCGGTCTCTCATGGCGGTCATACCAGCGACGGTAGACCATCCAGCCCCGGCGGCTGAGCGAGGGGTAGACTGCGGCCATGCGCCGCCTCATCGGCATCGCCGTTCTGATCGCCGCGGGGGCCGTTCTCGCCCGGCTGCTCGGCACTCGCGACGCGCCCGTCGCCGCGAGCGGAAACGGCCACGCCGCCGACGAGGAGCGTGTCGAGATGCTGCGCGAGCGGATCGGTGCGGCCCGCCGCCGGCTTCGCGACGAGTTCGACAGCGTGCGTGGCGCCGAGTAGGACGCGGGGCGCAGCCGCGGCGGTCGCAGCGGGCGCCGGGCTGCTCGCTGCGTGGGGGATGTTCGAGGCGCAGTGGCTCGAGACGCGCGAGCTGGACGTGCCGGTCGCCGGCCTGCCGCCCGAGCTGGAAGGCCTCACCATCCTGCACCTGTCCGACTTCCACGCCGGCACGCCGTCGCTCAACCTGCGCACCATGCGCAAGGCGGTCGCATTCGGTGTCGAGCAGCAGCCGGACATGGTCGTTGTCACAGGAGACATCATCACCCACCGCCGTGGAGTGGACGCGGTGCTCGAGCAGCTCGCGCGCCTGCAGCCGCCGCTCGGGATGTACGGGTCGCTCGGAAACCACGACACCGGCGACACGCGCGATCCGTTCTCGCGAGCGGTCGTCCCTGAGGAGTGGGGCGCGGCGCCGATGCAGCTGCTGCGCGACCGCAGCGTGACGCTCGAGCACAACGCCGGAGTGATCGAGGTCGCCGGCATGGAGCCGGAGCCGTGGACGCAGGGGGTGGCCGCACCCGAGCGACTGTTCACCGGCGCCGCCCAGCTTCGGATCCTGCTCTCGCACTTTCCCGATGTCGTCGACGACCTGCCCCCGGGTGCCTGCTCGCTGGTGCTCGCGGGTCACCTGCACGGCGGGCAGATCTGCCTGCCCCGGCCGGGCGGGCGGCTGCGGCTCTCGCACACGCGCTGGCGGTACCTGGACGGCGTCCACCATGTCGGCGACACCACCCTCGTCGTCTCGCGCGGCACCGGCACGACGCTCGTGCCCTTCCGCCTCCTCGCCCGGCCGGAGGTCGCGCTCCTCCGGCTGCGGCCGGCCTGACCGGCCGCTCAGGCTGGAGCGACGCCGGCCGCCCGGAACAGCCGCACGTCGCCGCTGGTCGAGTTCGCGCTGATGCGCAGCTCCACCTCGCGGTCTCCCTCGTGCCCGCCGAGCGGCTCGAGATCGGACCGCGTCTCGCCGCTCAGCGACGCGACGTCCATCCAGAGGCGCGCGCCGGCGGCAACTCCGACGGTGATGTCGCCGGAGACGCTCTGCAGCTTGACCTCGCCGCGCGTGACCGCGTCGAGCAGCACGTCGCCCGAGACCGTCTTGGCGCGGAGCGAGGAGCCGGCCCAGCCGACACGCAGGTCGCCCGAGACGGACGTCAGCGTCGCCTCGCCCTCGACCGACCGCAGCTCGACGTCGCCGGACACCGTCGCTGAACGTGCCTCGCCCGCCACGGCGCCAGCCTCGATGTCGCCGCTGACCGTCTTCAGCGACGCGGGGCCGCCCACGTCGCCGACCGACACGTCGCCCGACGCCGTCTCGATCCGCGCCTCCGCGAGCCGTCCGACGACCGTCACGTCGGCGGACGCGCTCTCGGCGTCGAGGCGGCTGCCGTGGGGCGCCCTGATCGTCGTGCGCAGCTCCGGATCGCGCCGGATGCCGAGCAGGCCCCGGCGCCCGGTCGACTCGACCACGATCTCCTGACCGTCGCCGGTCTCCCGCACGTCCTGGCGCACGCCGGCGGCTGCCTCGGCGGCCGCGCTGTCGCCCGGCGACGCCGGCTCGACAAGCACCTCGGTGACCGGCTGGTCCCATGTCGCGATCTCGATTCGCCCCGCCGGGATGCGCAGCCGCAGACGCGGGGGAGTGGGGGTCTCGTACGTGTTCATGCGTCGGCTCCTCTCACGACCGGACGTATCCGGCGTGCCGGGTCGTCTGGATCTCGGATGCGTGCCGCTGCGCGGGCCGCCTGGGCCCGGTGGTCGGCTGTGTCCACGGCGTCAGCATCGCTGCCGCGCTCGCGGGCAGGGCGGTGTTGTCTCGGTGCGTCATGTCGTTCTCCTCAGCTGCTTGCGTAGCCGGTCAGCCGCTTGCCCGGTCCGAAACGGCGACGACCTTGGTCGAGCCCGCGTGCGGTGGCGCGCACGAGCCAGGTGTTCAGGGACACACCCTCGGCGGCCGCAGCCGCCTCGGCCTGCGTCTTCAAGCTCTCCGGCAGGCGCAGCGTGATGCGAGCCGCCTGCTCGTCGTCCGCCGGCGGAGCGTCGGCTGCCGCTTCGGCAAAGGCGAGCGTCACCTCGCGGCCGGCCAGCCGCACCTCGACGTGCCCGATGGGGAGCTGTGCGTTGAGCTCGAGCGCCGCCTCGCCCAGGATGTCGAGCAGCCGCAGCCGCAGGGCGGGCTCGAGCACTCGCCCGAGCTGTTCTGCGATCCGCTGCCCGTCCTCGTCGGCAATCGCCGCCGCCGACGCCAGGTCGGCGCGAAGCGCTTCGATGTGTCCTGACGTATCCATGACGTCATTATGACATCACTTAGGCGTCTGTCAAGTGTCATGGTGACGAGCAGGGTAGAATCGGGCAATGGACGCGCCGCACGACCTGCCGCCGGAATCCGTACACTCTGCCGCCGCGAGCGCGCACATCAGCCACGCCGTGATCGCGACGTACGCCGCGGCCGCCGCGGTCGAGGTCGCTGGCGTCCATGCGATCGCGGGCGGTGAGCGCGGCACTGTCGATCCCGAGCGCGCGCCGAAGGGGGTGCGAGTCGTGACCGAGGGTGACGCACTGGGCCTCGAGCTGCACCTCGTGACGGAGTGGGGCGCCAGCATCCCGCGCGTCGCGGGCGAGGTGAGCCGCCGCGTTCGCGACTACCTCGGCTCGATGATCGAGCTCGAGCCGTCCTCCGTGTCGGTCGTCGTCGACGACGTCGCTCCGCCCCTGTCATGACCAGCGTCGAGCACCTGACCGGCGCGACGGTCGGCATCGCGCCCACCCCGTGCCGCGACTGCATGTGGTGGCAGACGCGCCCGGGGGGCCGGTCGGGAGATCGTGAACGATGGGCTCGCGAGGCCGAGGAGGACTTCGGGCCGTGGGGGAAGCTGTACATCGACGAGGGGCGGGTGATCGGCCTCATCCAGTACGGCCCGAGCGACCGCTTCGCACGCGCCCGCCATCTACCGGCCGGGCCTCCAGGCCGCGACGCGGTGCTCGTCACCTGCGCCTACCTGACCGACGCGCAGAGCCCCTGGGTGCTCCAGAGCCTGTTCCTCGCAGCGATCGGGGAGTGTCGGGACCGGGGGCTGCCTGCGCTGGAGACGTTCGGCTACCGCTATCCGCCGGACGAGGGGTTCGCGTCGCGGTTCCTCGGCCACCGCACGATCTTCCCGGCCGACTTCCTGCGCGACCTCGGCTTCCATCCGCAGCGGACGGCCGGCCGCGTCTCGCTCGAGCGGCTCGACCTGCGCGCCATCGAGACGGTCACCGAGGAAAGCCGGCTGGAACGGCTGCGCGCGCGGCTCGCGCTGGTCAACCCCGCGCCGGCCGGCGTCGCGTGAACCATTCTTGGACGATGGGCGAATGATGGATCGCACACCGAGGAAGGATCCGGTCACGGAACATCTGTCCGATCACGGGCTGCTCGCGCTCGTGGCGCGAGGCGACCGTGAGGCGTTCGCCAGGCTGTACGACCTGTACGCCGCCCCGGCGTACTCGCTCGCGCTGCGCGTCGTCCGCGACCGCGACCTGGCGTCGGACGTCGTCCAGGACGCCTTCCTCACGATCTGGAACCAGGCGTCGAAGTTCGACTCGTCGCGTGGCCAACCCTCGAGCTGGATACTGACCGTGACCCATCACAAGGCCGTCGACCTGGTTCGACGAGAGGAGCGCCGTCGCGCCGAGGCGATGGACGAGGCGCGCGACACGCCCGACACAGCGGCTCCCGTCGAGGAACAGGCGTGGCAGGGCGTCGCCCGCGAGCAGGTGCGGGCGGCGATGTCGAAGCTGCCGGACCCGCACCGCGAGGTGCTCGAGCTCGCGTACTTCGCCGGCTACACCCAGTCGCAGCTCGCCGAGCGGCTGGCCGTCCCGATCGGCACCGTCAAGAGCCGCACCTTCGCGGCCATGAACGCCCTACGCGACCTGCTGGCCGCGTCGGGCATGCATCCGGAGCAGGAATGGAACACGTCGACGAGCTGATTGCCGCACACGCGCTGCATGCGCTCGATGCCGACGATGAGCGCAGGGTCGAGGAGCACCTCGCGGGCTGCGACCGGTGCCGTGCGCAGCTGCGCGAGATGGAGGGCGTCGCCGCGGCCATCGCGTATTCCGCCCCCGCGGCGCACCCGCCTCCGGAGCTCCGAGCGCGCGTGCTCGAGGCGATCGGCCCCACGGTCGTCGCGCCGCCGGCCGAGCTGCAGGCCGCCCGGCCGCGGCGGTGGTCGTGGTGGCCGCGGTTCGCGGCGTTCGCGGTGCCCGCTCTCGCGGCGGCCGTGGTGGCGCTCGCAGTCTGGAACGTCTCGCTGCGCAACGACAGCGGCGGGCCCGCGATCCAGTCCGTCGCCACGGTCGGCAACGTCGGCAGCGTGGTGGCCTACCGAGGCGGCGAGGCGACGCTGGTGGGAAACCTGAGGCCGGCCCCTCCCAACCACGTCTACGAGGCGTGGGTGATCCCGCGCGGGCAGTCGGTGCCCGTCGCGGCGGGGACGTTTGCCGGTGGCCGGGCCATCTCCTTCACACTCACGCGCGAGGCGTCCGCGGGCGACAAGGTCGTGATCACGCTCGAGCCGGGGCACGGCGGCTCTGCGCCGAAGGGCCCGGCGGTCGGCCAGGCCGTGATCGCCTGACGCTACCGGGCGAGGAACGCCAGCGTGGCGGCGACGATGCTCGCCGACACCACGACGCGGGCGCTACGCCCGGGGTCGGGCAGGCGCACGCTGAGCCCGGACAGCGGCGCGGCCTCGCGCCTGCGCGCCTGCGACCGGCGGGCCAGGCGCACCCTGGCGAGCGCGGACTCACGCTGCGCGGAGGGGAGCAGCAGCTCGTCGAGACGGAACGGGCCGTGCTGATCGTGTGCGTGACCGTGATCCAGGCACGCGAACCCGCCGCGCGCCTCGGCCACCTCGCCGACGCACCGCGGGCAGGCATGCGGCAGCGGCTCGAACGGCTGCCAGCGCTCCCGTGAGCTGCGCCGCCGGTCGCCGTGGGTGAGCAGCTGGTGCGCCTTCCACGGGCCGTGGTCGGGGCACGTTCCGCGGTGGACGGGCCTGATGCACACGGGGCACAGGTGGCCCCGGGCACCTCGCCTCACGCCACGCGCTCCTGCTCGGGGACACGGATCAGGTCGCGCTCGACCAGCAGCTCGGCGATCTGCACGCCGTTCAGCGCGGCGCCCTTGCGAAGGTTGTCCGCGACCACCCACAGCGCGATGCCGTTGCGGCGCGATCGGTCCTCGCGGATCCGCCCGACGAGCACCTCGTCCGCGCCGGCCGCGTCGCTGGGCATCGGGTAGCGGGCGGCCGCGGGGTCGTCGACGACCCGGATGCCGGGCGCCTCGGCCAGCAGCTCGCGCGCGCGGTCGGCACCGAGCGGCTGCTCGGTCTCGATCCACACGGCCTCGCTGTGCGACCGCCAGACCGGGACGCGCACGCAGGTGGCGCTGATGCCGATGCCGTCGTCCTCCAGGATCTTGTGGGTCTCGTTGACGAGCTTCGTCTCCTCGGTGGTCTCGTCGCCCTCGAACGCATCGCAGTGCGGCAGCGCGTTGAACGCGATCGGGTGAGGATAGACGTGAGGCTGGACGTCCTCGCCCTGGAGCAGCGCGACCGACTGCGTGCGAAGCTCGTCCATCGCTCGCTTGCCGGTGCCGGAGACCGCCTGGTAGGTGGCGATCGTGAGATGGCGGATACGAGCCGCGTCGTGGAGCGGCTTCAGGGCGACGACGAGCTGGATGGTCGAGCAGTTCGGGTTCGAGACGATGCCCTGGTGCGCCGCGGCGGCTCCCGGATTCACCTCGGGAACGACCAGGGGCACGGCGCGATCGAGCCGGAATGCGCTGGACTTGTCGATCACCACGCACCCGCGCTTGACGGCCTCGGGGGCGAAGCGCCTGGCGGTGCCGCCTCCGGCCGAGAACAGCGCCAGGTCGAAGCCGGCCAGCGCATCCTCGGTCAGCTCGCGCACCTCGAGCTGCTCGCCGGCGAACGGGACTCGCGTCCCGGCAGAGCGCGCGGACGCGAACGGCACCACCTCGGACGCCGGGAACGACCGCTCCGCGAGGATGGACAGCACCTCGGGACCGACCGCGCCGGTCGCGCCCACCACGGCGACGCGCGGTTCAGACATGCGCCGCGCCCTGATGCGACTGCTCCAGCTCGTCGGCGAACGTGTCGTGCAGCGCCTTCACGGCCTCCGGCACCTTGTCACGGCCGATCACGCAGGAGACCTTGATCGGAGACGTCGCGATCATGCGCACGTTGACCCCGTGGTCGGCCAGCGTCTGGAACATCCGCGCCGCGATGCCGGGGTGGCTCTTCATGCCGGCGCCGATCAGGCTGACCTTGCCCGCCTCGTCGTCCACCCGCCAGTGCAGGCCAAGCTCGCGGCAGAGATCCTCGATCGTGTCGGTCATCAGCAGGAGGTCGTTCCGCGGGATCGAGAAGGTCACGTCGGCGTCGCCGTGCGTGACCGCGTTCTGGATGATCGTGTCGACGTTGATGCCTGCGGCAGCCACGGCGTTGAAGATGCTCGCCGCGGTGCCCGGCTTGTCCGGGACGTCGGTCAGCGTCACGTAGGCCTCGTCGACCGTGTGGGTGATGCCGGAGATGATGGCGTCTTCCATGCTCGGGTCCTCCCGGATCCAGGTTCCCTCGGCTCCCGTGAACGTCGATCGGACATGGATCGGCACGCCGTGGTTTCGGGCGAACTCGACCGATCGTAGCTGCAGCACGCGCGCGCCCGATCCGGCCATCTCGAGCATCTCGAGCGGCGAGACCCGCGGGAGCTTGCGCGCGTCGCGGACGATGCGCGGATCGGCGGTGTAGACGCCTTCCACGTCCGTGTAGATCTCGCAGTCGCCGTCGAGCGCCGCGGCCAGCGCAACCGCGGTCAGATCGGAGGCGCCGCGGCCGAGCGTCGTCACGTCGAAGGCGGTCGATACGCCCTGAAAACCCGCGACCAGCACGATCCGCCCCTCGGCCAGCGCCTCGAGGATCCTGCGCGGCCGGATGTCCACGATCTTGGCGTTCGTATGCCGCGTGTCCGTGACGATCCCCGCCTGCGATCCGGTCAGCGAGACCGCTCGGTGCCCGAGGTCCTCGATCGCCATCGCGCACAGCGCCGCCGAGATGCGCTCGCCGGTCGAGAGCAGCATGTCCATTTCGCGGGGGTGGGGGCGCGGTGACACCTCCGCAGCAAGCGCGGCCAGCGTGTCCGTCGTCTCGCCCATCGCCGAGACGACGCCGACGACCGGCCGGCCGGTCTCGTGGGCGGCGACGAGCCGCCGCGCCACGCTGCGGATCTTGTCGGTGTCGGCGACGGAACTGCCGCCGAACTTCATCACGTTGACGCGCCCGGCGAGGGCTGGTGCGGCCTGTTCCACCGGGACAGTGTAGAGGCCGGGTTGGCGCGCCCGCCCCGCGGGCGGACGCTACGCCATCGTCGCGAGGATGCCCGCGATGTCCGAGGCCGTCGTCCGCGGGTTGATGATCGCAAACCGCGTGCAGGGCTCGCCCCGGTGCGTCGTCGGCGTGACGAAGGCGTATCCCTGAGCGAGCATCCTCTGCGTCCAGGCGAGATAGTCCTCGGCGACCCAGCCGGTGCGCCTGAACGCGAGCACCGTCAGGTCGGGCTCGACCAGCAGCTCGAGGTAGGGCCGGCTGCGGATCTCGTCCGCGCCGGCCCGCGCGACGGCCAGCGTGGTCTCGATCGCCTCGCGGTAGCTGTCGGTGCCGTGGACGGCCAGCGAGAACCAGAACGGCAGGCCTCGCGCCCGCCGCGACAGGTGCACGGCGTAGTCGGAGGGGTTCCACTCGCCGGCCGCCGAAACGGGATCCAGGTACCCCGCGTGCTGGGTGTGCGCCCGCCGCGCCAGCTCCGGGCTGCGGTACACCAGCGCACAGCAGTCGAACGGCGCGAACAGCCACTTGTGGGGGTCGACGATGAAGCTGTCCGCCCGCTCGATGCCCTCGAACAGGTGCCGCACGGACGGGGCCGCGAGCGCGGCCGCTCCGTACGCGCCGTCCACGTGCATCCAGATCCCCCGCTCGGCGCAGACGTCGGCGATTCCGGCGAGGTCGTCGACGATGCCGAGGTTGGTCGTGCCCGCGGTCGCGACGACCGCGAACACGCCGCCGGCGGCGTCAGCCTCGAGTGCGTCGCGCAGCGCCTCGCCGGTCATCCGTCCCCGCTCGTCCGCCGGGACGACGAGCGGCTCCACGTCCATCACGTTCTCGAGCGCGTAGACGACCGAGCTGTGCGTCTCGGCGGTCACCGCGACCCGCCAGCGCGATGGCGATCCGCCGGCCCGGTCGCGCGCCGTCTGCCGCGCGGCAACCAGCGCAGAGAGGTTTCCCACCGTCCCACCCTGCACGAAGCAGCCGCCGGCCTCGGGAGGCATGCCTGCGAGCTCGGCCACCCACCGCAGCGCCTGGTTCTCGGCGTACACCGCGCCGGAGCTCTCGAGCCAGCTGCCGCCGTACAGCGACGAGGCCCCGACGACCAGGTCGAACAGGGTCGACGCCTCCGTCGGCGCCCCCGGGATGAACGCGAGGTACCGGGGATGGTCGACCGACATCGTCGCCGGCGCGAGCACGTCGGTCCACACGCGCAGCGCATGGTCGCCGCCGAGCCCCTCCGGCGTGATCGTCTGACCGGCGCGGCGGCCGAGCTGGTCCGGCGTCGAGGGCCCGTCCAGCGGCGCGTCCATCCGGAGGCGGTCGAGTGCGATCCGCATCACGGCCTGCGCGAGCTGCTCGGTCTCGCGCGAGTACCGGTGCATGTCCATGGCTCGGAGAGTAATCGCGCGGCGCGGCCTGCGACCGCGCTCCCGGTGCTACATCTCGCGGCGCCCGGAAAACGCGCGGCCGAGCGTCACCTCGTCGGCGTACTCGAGGTCGCCGCCGACCGGGAGGCCGCTCGCCAGGCGCGTCACGCGGCACCGGCCGCGCAGACGGTCGGCGATGTAGACGGCGGTCGCCTCGCCCGTCATCGTCGGGTTGGTCGCCAGCACGACCTCCCCGGCGCCGTTCGCCTCCACCCGCTGGAGCAGCTCTGCGATGCGCAGGTGCTCGGGGTCGACGCCGTCGATCGGGGACAGCGCTCCGCCGAGCACGTGGTAGACGCCGCGGTACTCGTGCGTCCGCTCGATCGCCACGATGTCGCTGGGATC from Gaiellales bacterium includes:
- the recR gene encoding recombination mediator RecR, with amino-acid sequence MYSPAVDNLITQLARLPGIGRRTAQRLAFFILRSTPEQALALADAIREVKEKIGFCQECFNLAEGPLCTICEDARRDRAVICVVEDPSDIVAIERTHEYRGVYHVLGGALSPIDGVDPEHLRIAELLQRVEANGAGEVVLATNPTMTGEATAVYIADRLRGRCRVTRLASGLPVGGDLEYADEVTLGRAFSGRREM
- a CDS encoding aspartate-semialdehyde dehydrogenase, which translates into the protein MSEPRVAVVGATGAVGPEVLSILAERSFPASEVVPFASARSAGTRVPFAGEQLEVRELTEDALAGFDLALFSAGGGTARRFAPEAVKRGCVVIDKSSAFRLDRAVPLVVPEVNPGAAAAHQGIVSNPNCSTIQLVVALKPLHDAARIRHLTIATYQAVSGTGKRAMDELRTQSVALLQGEDVQPHVYPHPIAFNALPHCDAFEGDETTEETKLVNETHKILEDDGIGISATCVRVPVWRSHSEAVWIETEQPLGADRARELLAEAPGIRVVDDPAAARYPMPSDAAGADEVLVGRIREDRSRRNGIALWVVADNLRKGAALNGVQIAELLVERDLIRVPEQERVA
- a CDS encoding DUF4097 family beta strand repeat-containing protein, with translation MNTYETPTPPRLRLRIPAGRIEIATWDQPVTEVLVEPASPGDSAAAEAAAGVRQDVRETGDGQEIVVESTGRRGLLGIRRDPELRTTIRAPHGSRLDAESASADVTVVGRLAEARIETASGDVSVGDVGGPASLKTVSGDIEAGAVAGEARSATVSGDVELRSVEGEATLTSVSGDLRVGWAGSSLRAKTVSGDVLLDAVTRGEVKLQSVSGDITVGVAAGARLWMDVASLSGETRSDLEPLGGHEGDREVELRISANSTSGDVRLFRAAGVAPA
- a CDS encoding toxin-antitoxin system HicB family antitoxin, which gives rise to MDTSGHIEALRADLASAAAIADEDGQRIAEQLGRVLEPALRLRLLDILGEAALELNAQLPIGHVEVRLAGREVTLAFAEAAADAPPADDEQAARITLRLPESLKTQAEAAAAAEGVSLNTWLVRATARGLDQGRRRFGPGKRLTGYASS
- a CDS encoding aspartate kinase, with the translated sequence MEQAAPALAGRVNVMKFGGSSVADTDKIRSVARRLVAAHETGRPVVGVVSAMGETTDTLAALAAEVSPRPHPREMDMLLSTGERISAALCAMAIEDLGHRAVSLTGSQAGIVTDTRHTNAKIVDIRPRRILEALAEGRIVLVAGFQGVSTAFDVTTLGRGASDLTAVALAAALDGDCEIYTDVEGVYTADPRIVRDARKLPRVSPLEMLEMAGSGARVLQLRSVEFARNHGVPIHVRSTFTGAEGTWIREDPSMEDAIISGITHTVDEAYVTLTDVPDKPGTAASIFNAVAAAGINVDTIIQNAVTHGDADVTFSIPRNDLLLMTDTIEDLCRELGLHWRVDDEAGKVSLIGAGMKSHPGIAARMFQTLADHGVNVRMIATSPIKVSCVIGRDKVPEAVKALHDTFADELEQSHQGAAHV
- a CDS encoding anti-sigma factor, coding for MEHVDELIAAHALHALDADDERRVEEHLAGCDRCRAQLREMEGVAAAIAYSAPAAHPPPELRARVLEAIGPTVVAPPAELQAARPRRWSWWPRFAAFAVPALAAAVVALAVWNVSLRNDSGGPAIQSVATVGNVGSVVAYRGGEATLVGNLRPAPPNHVYEAWVIPRGQSVPVAAGTFAGGRAISFTLTREASAGDKVVITLEPGHGGSAPKGPAVGQAVIA
- a CDS encoding metallophosphoesterase, producing MAPSRTRGAAAAVAAGAGLLAAWGMFEAQWLETRELDVPVAGLPPELEGLTILHLSDFHAGTPSLNLRTMRKAVAFGVEQQPDMVVVTGDIITHRRGVDAVLEQLARLQPPLGMYGSLGNHDTGDTRDPFSRAVVPEEWGAAPMQLLRDRSVTLEHNAGVIEVAGMEPEPWTQGVAAPERLFTGAAQLRILLSHFPDVVDDLPPGACSLVLAGHLHGGQICLPRPGGRLRLSHTRWRYLDGVHHVGDTTLVVSRGTGTTLVPFRLLARPEVALLRLRPA
- a CDS encoding sigma-70 family RNA polymerase sigma factor, with protein sequence MDRTPRKDPVTEHLSDHGLLALVARGDREAFARLYDLYAAPAYSLALRVVRDRDLASDVVQDAFLTIWNQASKFDSSRGQPSSWILTVTHHKAVDLVRREERRRAEAMDEARDTPDTAAPVEEQAWQGVAREQVRAAMSKLPDPHREVLELAYFAGYTQSQLAERLAVPIGTVKSRTFAAMNALRDLLAASGMHPEQEWNTSTS
- a CDS encoding Asp23/Gls24 family envelope stress response protein gives rise to the protein MDAPHDLPPESVHSAAASAHISHAVIATYAAAAAVEVAGVHAIAGGERGTVDPERAPKGVRVVTEGDALGLELHLVTEWGASIPRVAGEVSRRVRDYLGSMIELEPSSVSVVVDDVAPPLS
- a CDS encoding aminotransferase class V-fold PLP-dependent enzyme, with the protein product MDMHRYSRETEQLAQAVMRIALDRLRMDAPLDGPSTPDQLGRRAGQTITPEGLGGDHALRVWTDVLAPATMSVDHPRYLAFIPGAPTEASTLFDLVVGASSLYGGSWLESSGAVYAENQALRWVAELAGMPPEAGGCFVQGGTVGNLSALVAARQTARDRAGGSPSRWRVAVTAETHSSVVYALENVMDVEPLVVPADERGRMTGEALRDALEADAAGGVFAVVATAGTTNLGIVDDLAGIADVCAERGIWMHVDGAYGAAALAAPSVRHLFEGIERADSFIVDPHKWLFAPFDCCALVYRSPELARRAHTQHAGYLDPVSAAGEWNPSDYAVHLSRRARGLPFWFSLAVHGTDSYREAIETTLAVARAGADEIRSRPYLELLVEPDLTVLAFRRTGWVAEDYLAWTQRMLAQGYAFVTPTTHRGEPCTRFAIINPRTTASDIAGILATMA